CCACACCTCTGTTTCCTTCTTAGCTCTCACAAACAGGCACCCATTTCCCTTCCCTCTAGTCAGAGCTTGGCCTCACTAATAAGACTTCTCACTTTCTTGGGAGGAGATTTTTGAAGAGTAAGGAATTTAGAAGCAAAAGCCGTACTGCTTTTTCAAGGGTTCTCAAATCAGTTAGGAATTCTGAAGGTACTTGCATGCTTTCTATTTGTTCACTGTTGTTAGGCTTCTTGGAAGCATGTTTTTAGGTGTGTGAGGTGCTTTTACTGAGCTCAATGCAGAACTGTTAATGTGACCTAACATGAGATAAACGGAGTCAAGAGTATGTTAAACTTAAAATTGTTCAGGCAGTTGAGAGCGTGCTGGGAGCCACTAGAGTATAGTGTGGTGGATGcacctattttatttatttttctaataaagaaCTGAGCTGTTCATAGGTAACTTTACTACTTCTGTTCATCTAGAGCATACTTTCTATTTTGTCTTTCAGGAGGGTCGTGACAAGCAGTTCCTAATCGGAAAGATAACAGAAGCTCAGACACATCCTTGAAATCCACAAAAAGCCAGAAGAACTTGACTTCCTGATACTCCCAGAACCACTAGATAAGAGTAGAAGCATTTGCAGCACCTAAAAAGCGAGCAGCTGACCAACCCCCTGGCACTGCTGTCTATGTAACGGACACTTATGGTCTTAGTCCTGATTGTGCTAGTGGACCTGAAAGTTTCCAAGAGCAGAAATTTAGCTAATTTATAGCCTGTTAGACCTGTCCAAAAAATTATATGGTAGGACACTATTTATTGCTGCTACAGTTTCAGGGTTGTTGGAGTTTAAGTCCCTGTTTTTTCAGGGGTTTGGGTAAATTGTGATCAGGACTGAAACTCTGTATAAGAACTTTGCACTGTTTTTACAAATTACGCTTTAAGAAttaggagggaggggaaggacgTGGTTTTACATGTTTCCAACTCACTTGtcttttaaaaccaaagcaaaagagACCTATGACAGTATTTTGAAATAGTGCGTAGGAGAATAAAATAATGGCATGGGTTTGAAATcagttttctaaatatatttagaGAAGAGACTTTGATACTTGTTTTGCTCTGAATAGCAAGTGCAGTTAGCACTGCTTCACAAACTGTTTCAGAGAAAGCAAGCTGATAAGAGCTGTGAAAAAACACTGGAAGTAGGAAGAGATCACTGCTCGGTGACCTGACTGGTGCATATCTGTCACAGGGAAAGCCGTTGCTCAGGTACCAGCCTCACTGCTGTGgagtagcttttttctttttttaatgtgttaacATTATTACTTACATTTTATTCATGTAGAAACATCTTGACTACTGTTCTCTTTGTTCTAAAATGTGAATATTTGAGAGTTAAGTTAAAGTTTGGAAACACAGCATTCAGAAGTGTGTGTCAGTACCCTTTAAATTCatgtttcttctctctgaaaTGAAATGATGATGCTGTGTGACTCAGAGGGAGCAGTATTTCTAAGTAGACTACTGTTTCCTTTATTTAAAGATTGTTCATAAGGATTTTCTGTACAGAATTGTCTTTATTACTTGAAATTTGCCAGTAGCACACTGTTAATATGTTTTTATGTGTTTTGGgatgttttctgtcttcattttaaagaaactaaCATTGaccaaatgtatttaaaaaaaaacaaacaaacaaacaaacaaaaacaaaaccaacgtCTGACGTTTTTAAAATTAGCTTGCTTCGACTCCGAGGGGACCGGCCCTTGTGCGCCTCGGCCGGGTGTGGCCCCCGAGCCCCGCAGCCGGCGGAGGGCGCTCCGCCCCCGTTCCCATGGCCGCCAGGGGACGCCGGCCCTGACTGACAGCTCTGCTGTCCAGTGCGGCGGCGCTGGGGAGCCAATCGGAATCGCGGCGCGGGGTGATGACGTTGCGGCGGTGCGACGCgccggaggaggcggcggggtcagcgggatggcggcggcggccgctgccgTGGGTCCGGCTGTGCGGCGCTCGCTGGGGCAGCGCCGGCCCCTCCCCTGCGGGGCGGGTAGGGGCTCGGGTCGGTTCCCGCGCCTGTTCCCGCGCCTGCCCACCTGTCGGGGCGCCGCCCTGAGCGATGGGCCGCGGGGCTCGCaccgccgcccgggcccgcctCACGCCGCCTGGTGCCGCTCAGGCCGCCCGGCCCCACGGGTGGCAGCGCCCGGAGAGGGGGCTGGGCGGCGGCAGAGCTCGCGTCACCTTTGTCTCTCCGGCAGGTCTCCGGGGGAGGTGGCCTTTGCCCGCCGGAGGGGTTTCCCTCAGGCCTTGCAGCACGCGGGCGACGCTTGAGGGCATCAACAAGCCCGTCATAGACCGCATCATCCGGGTGGACCATGCGGGGGAGTACGGGGCAAACCGCATTTATGCGGGGCAAATGGCCGTCTTGGGTAGATCAAGTCTGGGGCCGATTATCCAGGTTAGCGGACCTAAAACAGATCGCtgtgtttttgtttaatttgcatTTGATTAATTAGCAAGGGTCAAATGAAGTTGAAAGATGATAGCTGCACATCTTTTTCTAAACACGTTTAAACATACGGGTTTATAAACAGTGGTGGGTCTACTTGATAAGGGAGTTACCAATGCTATAATTAGTATTGTCACAAAAGCTTATTTTGCAAATGGTTTTATGTTTATTTATAACTGTCCTCACCAGCCCTTCACCATTTCTTTGCAATGTGAATAGTGTTAGCTCTGCAGTTACAGTGTGAGGAGCCTGAGCTGTTTTGGTTTATTAGTTATATTGGAattgtttaatgtttctgttcttATACTTACTGTGATGTGGCTTTTTTGCAGCAAATGTGGAATCAAGAAAAAGACCACCTGAAAAAGTTTAATGAACTAATGGTTGCATACAGAGTTCGACCTACTGTTCTATTGCCTTTTTGGAATGTAGCAGGTTTTGTTTTAGGTGAGTTTGtattattactattgttgttTTATGAAGTCTTCaaatttataaattatttgtattgCTTCAGATTTCATTGTTTGCATATGTTTGGTACCACAATCACAGGGGCTGGAAGTGCTTTACTTGGAAAGAAAGGTGCAATGGCTTGCACAGTGGCAATAGAGGAGAGTATATCGGATCACTACAATAGCCAGATCCGAACTCTTATGGAAGAAGACCCAGAAAAGTACAAAGAACTATTGCAGGTATTTAACAATaactttaaaagtaattaaacaaATTCATTGAGTTATCTAATGTGACTTTAGTGTTTCAAAATAATATGGTCTTAGAATTTACAGTAGATCTCTCTTTGTTCTATCACTTAACATTCTGAAGTCAACACAAACTTAAAGTTAACTGCAGTTAGCAGAAACTTCAAGTCCCAGATGAaaaattagaagagaaaaatagcGTTGTTTATGCTAAAATGGACAAAAGCCTTAAAGTTTACAGGGAAACACCCTTACTGATTATCTGTCAAGTCAGGGAccttaatttcattatttaaattgtCAGAATAATTTGTATGTGTGAAACTAATTAGCATTATGACTATAGATTTTGTTGAAACAGTGAAAACCATAGTGATATATTAAAACAGCAGCTGAGCatatgtactgggtctggctgaactggaatcggttttccccgtCACctgtggtcaccatggtaggcacagacagtaccatcgaaagttgatagggcagacattcgaatgggtcgttgCCGCCgtgggggcgtgcgatcggctcgaggttatctagagtcactaaagctgccgggcgggcccgggttggttttggtctgataaatgcacgcgtccccggaggtcggcgctcgtcggcatgtactataggggaaaaccgattccagttcagccagacccaatacagcaTATTAAAAGAAATGTAGGTTTGGGGAATGCTGTAAGTGATTCCCTTCTTGCTGAATTGAAGATTCAGGTCTTTGAGAAGCTTTTAAGAGATCTGGACCTCAGAAGCCTGTCCTGGTGCATGCAGTGGTCGATAGCGTATAGTTTTGTATACTAGCTGCCTTGATTTCTCTGCCAAGTAGACTTACTAATTAACTGCTATTTTTAAAGATCATAAAGCAATTTCGAGATGATGAACGGGAGCACCATGACATTGGGCTTGAGCACGATGCAGAAATGGTAAGTACAGTGTTGACTCACCCTTAGCGAGGATGTAGGTGGGATATTCTGACCTTccttgttgtggtttaaacccaggcagcagccaaacaccacacagctgctcagtcaccctcccctccccaggggatgggggagagagagagaattggaggggtaaagatAGGgagactcacaggttgagataaaaacagtttactaattggaataaaataaaacaatgataacattaatagaaagtacaaatgggcaatgcacaatgtgattgctcaccacccaccaactgatGCTCAGCCTGATCTTGGAGAAGCCaagatcctgaaaccacaatcccgGAAGCAAGAGGGAAGCCACTCCTGCCCGGCCAACCCTCCTCTCTGTACTGAGCATGACGGTACGtaatatggaatatttcatcaGCCAGtgtgggtctggtgctctggccgtgctccctcccagcttcttgtacacctgcacactgGCAGGACGTGGGAAGTTGGAATGTCCTTGAATttttagcaacaactgaaaacagcagtggattatcaacattcttctcataccaaatcccatgctgaatccaaaactcagcactattctagctactaaggaAAATTAGCTCTACTCCTATTGAAACCAGGACACTTACCCAGTGACTGTGGTGTAGTTCTTtatttgagaaacagaaaataaagcgCTTGATATTATTTCCTGAAgatagatttatatatatatatataagaaaacaCTGCATATTATGGCTCTCATTTTTCTAGAACAGAATTGAATCTGTTGGAACTCATGTCAAGTATTGAAGTGATTGTGTTTTCCTGAGAGGTGTCCTCTGGacagtttttaattttagattaaatatttctgaagataAGGCTGATAAGTGCTATCCATGCAGCTGGAACTTGGACATTGTCTTGGTAGACAAATGCAACCATGTTAGGATGTGTgactcctctccttttttttcttctcttgactTACATTTGTGGAGAAATGGAAACATCCTTCAAAGTTGATTGGTTTTAATTTAGTTTTCTCTAGGGTAGATTAGATTATAAGTGAGTTTTGGTAgtgtttcttgctttgttttgttttttgtgatAAGGAATTGTTAGCGTTATCTAAAAAACCAATGTGGTTCAAAGAAAATGCTTCATTAGATGTATTGTgtcttttattctttgttttgcagGCACCAGCATATTCAGTTTTGAAGACAGCTATACAACTTGGATGCAAAGCTGCaatatttttatcagaaagaaTTTAGTGATGCCCTCCGTAATGTTTGTGGCAATAAGCTGTGATGCCAAAGGGTATGGAAACTGCAGAAGACTAATATTTtattcagacttttaaaattttcttcactAAGCATCTGATTCAGCCACAATGAGTACCTGTTCAAAAAGTATCTATATTTAAGTCGATTGAGCTAAATGTGGATAAAGACGGCTCTCTACGAACTAAACGTTATTCAGAGACTGTTCACAAGGTGGCAGCAAAATACGTATGTATATACACGACATATATCCaattgtgtgtgtatgtatacacacatagaAAAGTgctaaatacattttctgttgctttcaaatCTATGTACTTGGAATAAGCTGGAGCTCATCagctcattttaaaatgtgtaatacTGACTAAGGATATTTTTGAGTTCTGTTTTCAGGGTAAGTAAATGAAGTACTagtaagtgggtttttttagcctgTCTTGAATAAAGATTGGTATCAGACTGTAATTTGAAggtttgtttgtgtggttttggtttttcttcagGCCCAGTGCTGAATTCTTtaactaaattttttttcctttgggttttttgttgctgtgtggtttgttttttaggttttttgtttagtttttttgtttgtttttttgtcctGAGTGTGTAAGGAATTGATCCCTGATATGAAGCAGATGGAGAGAGCAACTTGGAGCACCTGTGGAGTTGCACTTAATACTCTGTTAGAGCTTTCAAGTTTATCTATCTTTGCTTCTAGTCTTCAGTGGCTCTGGAACACAGATGCTCTTGCCTTCTCCATGTTTAAACAATTTCCTCACACTTTCTGCTGACATCCTGGCATGgagcaataaaaatataaaagacaaAATTGTGCGTGTCTGTTCTGTTAAACACTGATTAAAGACCCTAAAAGTACAGCAACAGAATTAGTGTTTCTTAAAGTGGTAGGAGTGAAAGGGACTTTGTACAAGATTGCATCTTTTGCTCTTTATGTCTTATGGAATGATCAGGAAATTTTCTTATTGCATCATTATAGAAATGGGATAACTTTCTG
The DNA window shown above is from Athene noctua chromosome 15, bAthNoc1.hap1.1, whole genome shotgun sequence and carries:
- the COQ7 gene encoding NADPH-dependent 3-demethoxyubiquinone 3-hydroxylase, mitochondrial isoform X2, which produces MAAAAAAVGPAVRRSLGQRRPLPCGAGRGSGLRGRWPLPAGGVSLRPCSTRATLEGINKPVIDRIIRVDHAGEYGANRIYAGQMAVLGRSSLGPIIQQMWNQEKDHLKKFNELMVAYRVRPTVLLPFWNVAGFVLGAGSALLGKKGAMACTVAIEESISDHYNSQIRTLMEEDPEKYKELLQIIKQFRDDEREHHDIGLEHDAEMAPAYSVLKTAIQLGCKAAIFLSERI
- the COQ7 gene encoding NADPH-dependent 3-demethoxyubiquinone 3-hydroxylase, mitochondrial isoform X3, which produces MAAAAAAVGPAVRRSLGQRRPLPCGAGLRGRWPLPAGGVSLRPCSTRATLEGINKPVIDRIIRVDHAGEYGANRIYAGQMAVLGRSSLGPIIQQMWNQEKDHLKKFNELMVAYRVRPTVLLPFWNVAGFVLGAGSALLGKKGAMACTVAIEESISDHYNSQIRTLMEEDPEKYKELLQIIKQFRDDEREHHDIGLEHDAEMAPAYSVLKTAIQLGCKAAIFLSERI
- the COQ7 gene encoding NADPH-dependent 3-demethoxyubiquinone 3-hydroxylase, mitochondrial isoform X4, producing MGRGARTAARARLTPPGAAQAARPHGWQRPERGLGGGRARVTFVSPAGLRGRWPLPAGGVSLRPCSTRATLEGINKPVIDRIIRVDHAGEYGANRIYAGQMAVLGRSSLGPIIQQMWNQEKDHLKKFNELMVAYRVRPTVLLPFWNVAGFVLGAGSALLGKKGAMACTVAIEESISDHYNSQIRTLMEEDPEKYKELLQAPAYSVLKTAIQLGCKAAIFLSERI
- the COQ7 gene encoding NADPH-dependent 3-demethoxyubiquinone 3-hydroxylase, mitochondrial isoform X1: MGRGARTAARARLTPPGAAQAARPHGWQRPERGLGGGRARVTFVSPAGLRGRWPLPAGGVSLRPCSTRATLEGINKPVIDRIIRVDHAGEYGANRIYAGQMAVLGRSSLGPIIQQMWNQEKDHLKKFNELMVAYRVRPTVLLPFWNVAGFVLGAGSALLGKKGAMACTVAIEESISDHYNSQIRTLMEEDPEKYKELLQIIKQFRDDEREHHDIGLEHDAEMAPAYSVLKTAIQLGCKAAIFLSERI